The Dysgonomonadaceae bacterium PH5-43 genome has a segment encoding these proteins:
- a CDS encoding NTE family protein (product_source=KO:K07001; cath_funfam=3.40.1090.10; cog=COG1752; ko=KO:K07001; pfam=PF01734; superfamily=52151) — protein sequence MMSLSKKKKYNLGLALSGGGARGFAHPGAIKAIENAGLKPDLIVGTSAGALAGVLYADGYTPEEIINLFSGLEFKKFAEIHLPKAGLFSTVGFRRFLKKHLHAKEFEDLAIPLKVVATNLDAGKVAVFEQGDLIEAVIASCSIPIVFEPVEIKGANYVDGGIFKNFPVSVIREDCNKIIGVNVSPLVPTKYNKTILQIAERSYHFMSKNNTLQDRKLCDVLIEIEELITYKTFDIESANKIFNIGYEYGKKALSGKE from the coding sequence GCTCACCCAGGGGCAATAAAAGCTATAGAAAACGCAGGACTAAAGCCCGACTTGATAGTAGGTACAAGTGCAGGTGCATTGGCAGGGGTTCTTTATGCCGATGGATATACTCCCGAAGAAATAATAAATCTGTTTAGCGGTTTGGAATTTAAGAAGTTCGCAGAGATACATTTGCCTAAAGCTGGGCTGTTTAGTACGGTAGGGTTTAGAAGATTCTTGAAAAAACATCTTCACGCTAAAGAGTTCGAAGACTTGGCTATACCGCTTAAAGTAGTAGCGACAAATCTTGATGCAGGCAAAGTGGCTGTGTTTGAACAAGGCGATTTAATAGAGGCTGTTATAGCTTCTTGTAGTATCCCGATAGTGTTTGAACCTGTAGAAATAAAAGGTGCTAATTATGTTGATGGAGGTATATTTAAGAACTTTCCAGTGTCGGTAATTAGAGAAGACTGTAATAAGATAATAGGAGTAAACGTTAGTCCGTTGGTTCCAACTAAATATAACAAAACGATATTGCAGATAGCGGAACGCTCTTATCATTTTATGTCGAAAAACAATACCTTGCAAGATAGAAAGCTTTGCGATGTGTTGATTGAAATAGAAGAATTAATAACTTATAAAACTTTCGATATCGAAAGTGCAAACAAAATATTTAACATAGGTTACGAATATGGCAAAAAAGCATTGTCGGGTAAAGAATGA
- a CDS encoding glycosidase (product_source=COG0366; cath_funfam=2.60.40.1180,3.20.20.80; cog=COG0366; pfam=PF00128; superfamily=51011,51445), whose amino-acid sequence MAKKHCRVKNEKIIIYQVLPRLFGNDTTHLVNNGSIEENGCGKLSSFTKEALAEIKRMGFNHIWYTGIIEHATQTDYSSYGIRKDCPAVVKGKAGSPYAIKDYYDIDPDLADSVPDRMKEFDALIERSHKAGLKVITDFVPNHVARQYFSDAKPDNIEDLGIGDNQNEAFSANNNFYYMPGQEFAPQFSLSVDGDEYREFPAKATGNDCFTPCPSVNDWYETVKLNYGVDYMYGRQPHFSPIPKTWEKMLDILLFWASKNIDGFRCDMAEMVPAEFWNWAISKVKERYPNVIFIAEVYNPNEYRHYLYLGKFDYLYDKVGLYDTLKDIVVNNHPAQNITQCWQSVDDIKLSMLNFLENHDEQRIASDFFAKDPLKALPAFVVSATMNKNPFMLYFGQELGEKGMDNEGFSGVDGRTTIFDYWSITSVRNWKNGNLFNEEKLTKKQKALRQYYVKVLQLCNESKAIREGEFYDLMYKNFNKETFNCHRQYAYMRYFEDELLLIVVNFDSCSVKAEVHIPSHIYETFGIGNPQIKSAIDLLSGKSYPAEINENCDYSVSLEGYGSVIIKFEI is encoded by the coding sequence ATGGCAAAAAAGCATTGTCGGGTAAAGAATGAAAAAATAATTATATATCAAGTCTTACCTCGTTTGTTTGGGAACGATACTACTCATCTTGTAAATAATGGAAGTATAGAAGAAAATGGTTGTGGAAAACTCTCGTCTTTTACCAAAGAAGCTTTGGCCGAAATAAAGCGAATGGGTTTTAATCATATTTGGTATACAGGTATAATTGAGCACGCAACGCAAACCGATTACTCATCTTACGGAATACGCAAAGATTGCCCTGCTGTAGTGAAAGGGAAAGCAGGTTCTCCATATGCAATAAAGGATTATTACGATATTGACCCTGATTTGGCAGATAGTGTTCCCGACCGAATGAAAGAGTTTGATGCTCTTATTGAAAGGAGTCATAAGGCAGGATTAAAGGTTATTACCGATTTTGTGCCTAATCACGTGGCACGACAATACTTCTCTGATGCAAAACCAGATAATATTGAGGATTTAGGTATTGGGGATAATCAAAATGAAGCTTTTAGTGCGAATAATAACTTCTATTATATGCCGGGGCAAGAGTTCGCTCCTCAGTTTTCGTTATCTGTAGACGGAGATGAGTATCGAGAATTTCCTGCTAAAGCTACAGGTAACGACTGCTTTACTCCCTGTCCGTCGGTAAACGATTGGTACGAAACTGTAAAGCTGAATTATGGCGTAGACTATATGTATGGGCGTCAACCGCATTTCTCTCCAATTCCTAAAACTTGGGAAAAGATGTTGGATATATTGCTGTTTTGGGCAAGTAAAAACATTGACGGCTTTAGGTGTGATATGGCTGAAATGGTTCCTGCTGAGTTTTGGAATTGGGCAATCTCAAAGGTTAAAGAGCGGTATCCTAATGTTATCTTTATAGCAGAAGTTTATAATCCTAACGAATATAGGCATTATTTGTATTTAGGTAAATTCGATTACCTGTATGATAAGGTTGGCTTGTATGATACTCTGAAAGATATTGTAGTAAACAATCACCCAGCTCAGAATATCACCCAGTGTTGGCAGTCGGTAGATGATATTAAACTTAGTATGCTTAACTTTCTTGAAAATCACGATGAACAACGTATCGCCTCTGATTTTTTTGCAAAAGACCCATTAAAGGCTTTGCCAGCATTTGTAGTTTCTGCTACTATGAACAAAAATCCTTTTATGCTGTATTTTGGTCAAGAACTTGGAGAAAAAGGTATGGATAATGAGGGGTTTAGTGGAGTTGATGGACGAACAACGATATTCGATTATTGGAGCATAACCTCTGTTCGTAATTGGAAGAATGGAAATCTTTTTAATGAAGAAAAGCTTACGAAAAAACAAAAAGCACTACGTCAATATTATGTAAAAGTATTGCAGTTGTGTAACGAAAGTAAAGCGATAAGAGAGGGTGAGTTTTATGATTTGATGTATAAAAATTTCAACAAAGAAACATTCAACTGTCATCGACAATATGCTTATATGAGATATTTTGAAGATGAATTATTGCTTATTGTAGTTAATTTCGACTCCTGTTCTGTTAAAGCAGAAGTGCATATTCCTTCTCATATATACGAAACCTTTGGGATAGGAAATCCTCAGATAAAATCGGCGATAGATTTGCTTTCAGGTAAGAGCTATCCTGCAGAAATAAATGAAAATTGCGATTATTCTGTTAGTCTCGAAGGTTATGGTTCGGTTATAATAAAGTTTGAAATTTAG
- a CDS encoding Lrp/AsnC family transcriptional regulator for asnA, asnC and gidA (product_source=KO:K03718; cath_funfam=1.10.10.10,3.30.70.920; cog=COG1522; ko=KO:K03718; pfam=PF01037,PF13412; smart=SM00344; superfamily=46785,54909), translating into MGHYNLDELDEKILNMIINNARIPYLEVARACNVSGAAIHQRIQKLISQGVIKGSEFILDHGKVGYETSAYMGLYLKDPGQFNDVVKALKEIPEVVECHYTTGQYDLFIKLYAKNNQHLLEIIHSKLQPLGLSRTETLISFREAFKRQIPVHFECDEEYNEKNNL; encoded by the coding sequence ATGGGGCATTACAATTTAGATGAATTAGACGAGAAGATACTGAATATGATCATTAACAATGCTCGTATACCCTATTTGGAGGTGGCGAGAGCTTGTAATGTGTCAGGTGCAGCTATACATCAGAGAATACAAAAGCTGATAAGTCAAGGAGTTATAAAAGGGTCAGAGTTTATCTTAGATCACGGAAAAGTTGGCTACGAAACTTCGGCGTATATGGGCTTGTATCTGAAAGACCCAGGTCAGTTTAACGATGTTGTAAAAGCACTAAAAGAAATTCCTGAAGTAGTAGAATGTCATTATACGACAGGGCAATACGATCTGTTTATTAAGCTTTATGCAAAGAATAATCAGCACTTGTTAGAAATTATTCATTCTAAATTACAACCCTTGGGATTGTCGCGTACAGAGACTCTGATTTCATTTCGAGAGGCATTTAAAAGACAAATTCCTGTACATTTTGAATGTGATGAGGAATATAATGAAAAAAATAATTTGTAA
- a CDS encoding large subunit ribosomal protein L28 (product_source=KO:K02902; cath_funfam=2.30.170.40; cog=COG0227; ko=KO:K02902; pfam=PF00830; superfamily=143800; tigrfam=TIGR00009), with product MSKICQITGKKAMVGNNVSHSNRKTKRKFDVNLFTKKFYWVEQDCWVSLNISANGLRTINKLGLDAAIRRAADKGYLNV from the coding sequence ATGTCTAAGATCTGTCAAATTACAGGAAAAAAAGCAATGGTGGGCAACAATGTTTCGCACTCAAATCGCAAAACAAAAAGAAAATTTGATGTCAACCTGTTTACTAAAAAGTTCTATTGGGTAGAACAAGATTGTTGGGTTAGTTTGAATATTTCAGCTAACGGATTGAGAACAATCAACAAGTTAGGTTTGGATGCTGCAATAAGAAGAGCAGCGGATAAAGGTTATTTAAACGTATAA
- a CDS encoding large subunit ribosomal protein L33 (product_source=KO:K02913; cog=COG0267; ko=KO:K02913; pfam=PF00471; superfamily=57829; tigrfam=TIGR01023), with protein sequence MAKKAKGNRVQVILECTEHKESGVPGTSRYITTKNRKNTTGRLELKKYNPILKKMTLHKEIK encoded by the coding sequence ATGGCAAAGAAAGCAAAAGGAAATAGAGTTCAGGTTATACTAGAGTGTACTGAACATAAAGAAAGTGGTGTTCCGGGAACTTCTCGTTATATTACAACGAAGAATAGAAAAAATACTACAGGTAGATTGGAATTGAAGAAATACAATCCTATCTTGAAGAAAATGACTTTACATAAAGAAATAAAATAA
- a CDS encoding hypothetical protein (product_source=Hypo-rule applied; pfam=PF14128) — protein MAKKTVAGYREKSEGRSYSKVIKMVKSPKTGAYSFKEEMIPNEAVKDYFK, from the coding sequence ATGGCAAAGAAAACCGTTGCGGGATACCGCGAAAAATCGGAAGGACGCTCTTATTCTAAAGTGATTAAAATGGTTAAGTCGCCAAAAACAGGTGCTTACTCGTTCAAAGAAGAAATGATTCCTAACGAAGCTGTAAAAGATTATTTCAAATAA
- a CDS encoding fused signal recognition particle receptor (product_source=KO:K03110; cath_funfam=1.20.120.140,3.40.50.300; cog=COG0552; ko=KO:K03110; pfam=PF00448,PF02881; smart=SM00962,SM00963; superfamily=47364,52540; tigrfam=TIGR00064) — MGIFSFFSKDKKENLDKGLSKTKQNVFSKLTRAIAGKSKVDDDVLDNLEEVLVTSDVGVETTLKIIERIEDRISRDKYVNTSELTHILRDEIASMLQDNNVEELEDFEIPSDAKPYVIMVVGVNGVGKTTTIGKLAYHFKKKGKKVCLGAADTFRAAAVEQLDIWSERVGVDIVKQKMGADPASVAYDTLSSAVANNADVVIIDTAGRLHNKVNLMNELSKIKNVMRKVVPNAPHEVLLVLDGSTGQNAYNQAKEFSKATEITALAITKLDGTAKGGVVIGISDQLQIPVKYIGIGEGLEDLQIFRKREFVDSLFGD, encoded by the coding sequence ATGGGAATATTTAGTTTTTTTTCAAAAGATAAAAAAGAGAATTTAGATAAAGGATTGTCTAAAACAAAACAAAATGTATTTAGTAAGTTAACCAGAGCTATTGCAGGAAAATCTAAAGTAGATGATGATGTGTTGGATAACCTTGAAGAGGTGCTTGTTACGTCTGACGTTGGAGTGGAAACTACATTGAAAATTATAGAACGTATAGAAGATAGAATATCTCGCGATAAGTATGTTAATACAAGTGAGCTTACTCATATCTTGCGCGACGAGATAGCTTCTATGCTTCAAGATAATAATGTTGAAGAATTAGAAGACTTTGAAATACCATCGGATGCAAAGCCGTATGTTATTATGGTGGTTGGCGTTAATGGTGTTGGAAAAACAACAACAATAGGAAAACTTGCATATCATTTCAAAAAGAAAGGTAAAAAAGTTTGTCTTGGAGCTGCAGATACTTTCCGTGCTGCTGCTGTTGAGCAATTAGATATATGGAGCGAAAGAGTAGGTGTGGATATCGTTAAACAAAAAATGGGAGCCGATCCTGCATCTGTAGCTTACGACACATTGTCTTCGGCAGTTGCTAATAATGCAGATGTTGTTATTATCGATACCGCAGGACGACTTCATAATAAAGTGAACTTGATGAACGAGCTATCTAAAATAAAAAACGTTATGAGAAAGGTAGTGCCAAATGCTCCTCACGAAGTTCTTTTAGTGTTAGATGGTTCAACAGGACAAAATGCTTATAATCAGGCTAAAGAATTTTCTAAGGCAACCGAAATAACTGCTTTGGCAATAACTAAATTAGACGGTACGGCTAAGGGAGGTGTGGTGATTGGTATATCAGACCAACTACAAATACCTGTGAAATATATTGGTATAGGCGAAGGATTGGAAGACTTGCAAATCTTTAGAAAAAGAGAATTTGTTGACTCTTTATTTGGCGATTGA
- a CDS encoding ribosomal protein S12 methylthiotransferase (product_source=KO:K14441; cath_funfam=3.80.30.20; cog=COG0621; ko=KO:K14441; pfam=PF00919,PF04055,PF18693; smart=SM00729; superfamily=102114; tigrfam=TIGR01125) has protein sequence MKKKKVDIITLGCSKNLVDSEHLMKQFVANGYDVAHDPETVSGDIVVVNTCGFIGDAKEESVNMILQLAEARKVNRIEKLFVMGCLSERYLSELKDLIPEVDKYYGKFNWTEVISDLGKSYHSELYNERVITTPSHYSYLKIAEGCDRTCAYCSIPLITGKYKSREISDITNEVKYLVKQGVKEFQLIAQDLTYYGKDLYKRYNLAELVSSISDIKGVEWIRLHYAYPNNFPLDLLDVIRERENVCNYLDIALQHSSNAVLKKMRRNITKEKTLDLLNEIRAKVPDINLRTTMIVGFPDETEDDFEDLLSFIKTVRFERLGAFAYSEEEGTYSAKNYKDNVLEDVKQQRLDRLMEEQEKIAFEINESKVGKQLKVIIDREEPDFYIGRTEFDSPEVDPEVLISKDKKLKQGEFYQVEITGTQSFDLLGKLK, from the coding sequence ATGAAGAAGAAAAAAGTAGATATTATAACTCTTGGTTGCTCTAAAAATCTTGTTGATTCGGAGCACTTAATGAAGCAGTTTGTGGCTAATGGCTATGATGTGGCGCACGACCCTGAAACTGTTTCAGGAGATATAGTTGTTGTTAATACTTGTGGCTTTATAGGCGATGCCAAAGAAGAATCGGTTAATATGATACTTCAACTGGCGGAAGCAAGAAAAGTCAATCGTATAGAAAAATTATTTGTTATGGGTTGCTTGTCGGAGCGTTACCTTAGCGAATTAAAAGATCTGATACCTGAAGTTGATAAATATTATGGTAAGTTTAATTGGACGGAAGTAATATCCGACTTGGGAAAATCTTATCATTCGGAGCTATATAACGAACGTGTGATAACAACACCTTCGCATTATTCATACCTTAAGATCGCGGAAGGTTGTGATCGTACTTGTGCTTATTGTTCTATCCCGTTAATTACAGGGAAATACAAATCGAGAGAGATAAGCGATATTACAAACGAAGTTAAATATTTGGTAAAACAAGGTGTTAAAGAGTTTCAACTTATAGCCCAAGATTTAACTTATTATGGTAAAGACTTATATAAAAGATATAATCTGGCAGAGCTGGTAAGTTCAATATCCGACATAAAAGGAGTGGAATGGATAAGACTTCATTATGCCTATCCTAATAACTTTCCCTTGGATTTACTCGATGTAATAAGAGAAAGAGAAAATGTATGTAACTATTTGGATATAGCTCTGCAACATAGCAGTAATGCTGTGTTGAAGAAAATGAGACGAAATATAACTAAGGAAAAAACACTTGATTTATTAAACGAAATACGGGCTAAAGTGCCAGATATAAACTTAAGAACAACGATGATAGTGGGTTTCCCAGATGAAACAGAAGATGATTTTGAAGATTTATTAAGTTTTATAAAGACTGTCCGTTTTGAGAGATTGGGAGCTTTTGCTTACTCGGAAGAGGAAGGTACTTACTCTGCAAAAAATTATAAAGATAACGTTCTTGAAGATGTAAAGCAGCAACGTTTAGATAGACTTATGGAAGAGCAAGAAAAGATTGCTTTCGAAATAAATGAATCTAAAGTTGGGAAACAATTGAAAGTAATTATCGATAGAGAGGAACCCGATTTTTATATAGGACGCACGGAGTTCGATTCTCCTGAGGTAGACCCAGAAGTGCTTATAAGTAAAGATAAAAAATTAAAACAGGGAGAGTTTTATCAGGTGGAGATTACTGGCACGCAATCTTTTGACTTATTGGGAAAATTGAAATAA
- a CDS encoding DNA-binding protein HU-beta (product_source=KO:K03530; cath_funfam=4.10.520.10; cog=COG0776; ko=KO:K03530; pfam=PF00216; smart=SM00411; superfamily=47729) → MNFSDFTTELSKRLQVSKTEVEKRVNATAAIVQEQLLEENVITYGNLGTFEVKKRDERIGVNPSNGKKLLIPPKLLVKYKASHFIKEKLKEMKL, encoded by the coding sequence ATGAATTTCTCTGATTTTACAACAGAATTATCTAAACGGCTTCAAGTATCAAAAACTGAAGTCGAAAAGAGAGTTAATGCAACGGCTGCAATTGTTCAAGAACAATTACTTGAAGAAAATGTAATCACTTATGGTAACTTAGGGACTTTTGAAGTTAAAAAAAGAGACGAACGAATTGGGGTTAATCCTTCTAATGGTAAGAAATTGCTTATACCTCCCAAATTGCTTGTAAAATATAAGGCTTCACATTTTATTAAAGAAAAACTTAAAGAAATGAAGCTATGA
- a CDS encoding nucleoid DNA-binding protein/glycerol-3-phosphate cytidylyltransferase-like family protein (product_source=COG0776/COG0615; cath_funfam=3.10.350.10,4.10.520.10; cog=COG0615,COG0776; pfam=PF00216; smart=SM00257,SM00411; superfamily=47729,53067; transmembrane_helix_parts=Inside_1_187,TMhelix_188_210,Outside_211_397), producing MNEKITTKELVALLSEKTDISKKEAEVFVKEYFNLITEQLLEEKSFKVRKIGTFKLTQVKERESVDVNKGTRLVIPSHYKVSYTPDTQLAKEINAPFASFEPTEINVDDTELSEEQELVTQDVSETIQELEPQQEPETQGEPEIQENISDKVDAENDLEENNTVKVTGAIVLKQKRKKEKNMSINKKSIFKWIVVCVFLAVLVAGYIHFGVYEEEYNSDFVARPFVEKNKGQELADTLVSISTSETIADIEVEEPAKMEQEKIVETESKAVVETKPEESFEVKPEKIVETKPDKIVEVPAKVVEKQDTIQKTVAKINSVKKRKLQQGDRLTVIALEEYGHKSFWIYIYEENKALIKDPDNVKAGIELIIPNPEKYGIDKTDSASIQKAKSLVKQYKR from the coding sequence ATGAACGAGAAAATAACGACAAAAGAATTAGTTGCTTTGTTGTCTGAAAAAACAGATATTTCAAAGAAAGAGGCCGAAGTGTTTGTAAAAGAATATTTCAATCTTATAACCGAACAACTTTTAGAGGAAAAATCTTTTAAGGTAAGAAAAATAGGAACTTTCAAATTAACTCAGGTTAAAGAAAGGGAAAGTGTAGACGTAAATAAAGGTACTCGCCTTGTAATACCATCTCATTATAAAGTTAGCTATACTCCCGATACTCAATTGGCAAAAGAAATTAATGCTCCTTTTGCTTCGTTTGAACCTACGGAAATAAATGTAGATGATACAGAGTTAAGTGAAGAACAGGAACTTGTAACTCAAGATGTGTCGGAAACTATACAAGAGCTTGAGCCTCAACAAGAACCGGAGACTCAAGGAGAGCCTGAAATACAAGAAAATATTTCAGACAAGGTGGACGCAGAAAATGATTTAGAAGAAAATAATACTGTTAAAGTTACAGGTGCTATTGTGTTAAAACAAAAAAGAAAAAAAGAAAAAAATATGTCGATTAATAAGAAAAGTATTTTTAAGTGGATTGTAGTATGTGTATTTTTAGCCGTGCTTGTAGCGGGGTATATTCATTTTGGAGTTTATGAAGAAGAATATAATTCTGATTTTGTTGCACGGCCATTTGTTGAGAAAAATAAAGGACAAGAGCTTGCAGATACTTTAGTGAGCATATCAACTTCTGAAACTATAGCAGATATAGAGGTAGAAGAACCTGCGAAAATGGAGCAAGAGAAAATTGTTGAAACAGAATCTAAGGCTGTCGTTGAAACAAAACCAGAAGAAAGCTTTGAGGTAAAACCAGAGAAGATTGTTGAAACAAAACCAGATAAAATTGTAGAGGTGCCAGCGAAAGTAGTTGAAAAACAAGATACGATACAAAAAACTGTAGCGAAGATTAATTCGGTAAAAAAACGCAAATTACAACAAGGTGACCGATTAACAGTTATTGCTCTTGAAGAGTATGGGCATAAATCGTTTTGGATATATATATATGAAGAGAACAAAGCTCTTATAAAAGATCCTGATAATGTTAAGGCAGGTATCGAATTAATAATTCCTAATCCTGAAAAATATGGAATAGATAAGACGGATTCAGCTTCGATACAAAAAGCAAAATCGTTAGTAAAACAATATAAAAGATAA
- a CDS encoding MoxR-like ATPase (product_source=KO:K03924; cath_funfam=1.10.8.300,3.40.50.300; cog=COG0714; ko=KO:K03924; pfam=PF07726,PF17863; smart=SM00382; superfamily=52540): MNQTVDIRELNDKIEQNSAFVNMLIKGMDQVIVGQKHLVESLLIGLLSDGHILLEGVPGLAKTLAIKTLASLIEADYSRIQFTPDLLPADVVGTMIYSQKKEEFQVKKGPIFANFVLADEINRAPAKVQSALLEGMQERQVTIGENTYKLPEPFLVMATQNPIEQEGTYPLPEAQVDRFMLKVIINYPKKEEEKLIIRQNISGNQSKINTVLKKEEILEARKIVREVYLDEKIEKYIVDIVFATRYPEEHGLANLKEMISFGASPRASINLALAARAYAFIKRRGYVIPEDVRAVCFDVLRHRIGLSYEAEANNLTAEEIISEILNKVEVP, translated from the coding sequence ATGAATCAAACAGTTGATATTCGAGAATTGAATGATAAGATAGAGCAAAACAGTGCTTTTGTTAATATGCTTATCAAAGGTATGGACCAAGTGATTGTCGGACAAAAACATTTGGTTGAGTCTTTACTTATTGGTTTATTGTCTGATGGACATATCTTATTAGAGGGAGTTCCTGGTTTAGCAAAAACGTTAGCCATTAAAACGTTAGCTTCTTTAATTGAAGCAGACTATAGCCGTATTCAGTTTACGCCAGACTTACTACCTGCCGATGTTGTGGGTACGATGATTTATAGTCAGAAAAAAGAAGAATTTCAAGTGAAGAAAGGACCTATATTTGCTAATTTCGTTCTTGCTGATGAAATTAACCGTGCTCCAGCTAAAGTACAAAGTGCTTTGTTGGAAGGTATGCAGGAGCGACAAGTAACAATAGGTGAAAATACATATAAATTACCTGAGCCTTTCTTAGTGATGGCTACTCAAAATCCTATAGAACAAGAAGGAACTTATCCTTTGCCAGAAGCACAGGTAGACCGTTTTATGCTTAAGGTTATAATAAACTATCCAAAGAAAGAAGAAGAAAAATTGATTATACGTCAGAATATATCGGGTAATCAGTCTAAAATAAATACTGTTCTTAAGAAAGAAGAAATTCTAGAAGCTCGTAAAATAGTACGCGAAGTTTATCTTGATGAGAAAATAGAAAAATACATAGTAGATATAGTGTTTGCTACTCGCTATCCCGAAGAGCATGGTTTAGCAAATCTTAAAGAAATGATTTCATTTGGGGCTTCTCCTCGTGCTTCAATAAACCTTGCTTTAGCCGCACGAGCTTATGCGTTTATTAAGAGAAGAGGATACGTTATCCCTGAAGATGTGAGAGCAGTGTGTTTCGATGTGTTACGTCATCGTATAGGTTTGAGTTACGAAGCCGAGGCTAATAATCTTACAGCAGAAGAAATAATCAGCGAAATATTAAACAAAGTAGAAGTACCCTAA
- a CDS encoding uncharacterized protein (DUF58 family) (product_source=COG1721; cath_funfam=3.40.50.410; cog=COG1721; pfam=PF01882; superfamily=53300), with the protein METNELLKKVRHIEIKTRGLSRNIFAGQYHSAFKGRGMAFSEVREYQFGDDTRDIDWNVTARYSKPYIKVFEEERELTVMLLVDVSGSKDFGTHGNLKKDMITEIAATLAFSAIQNNDKIGVIFFSDKVEKFISPQKGKKHILYIIRELLDFEPSNVKTDISKVLQYLTNVIKKRCTTFVLSDFIDNNNYQHALTIANRKHDMVAIQVYDEREVNIPNVGLMKIKDAESNKEQWIDTSSSKVRKAYQQWWAERQDNMLNAFKKSRVDSVSVRTDEDYVKALLNLFNKRA; encoded by the coding sequence ATGGAAACTAACGAACTGTTAAAAAAGGTACGACACATCGAAATAAAAACACGAGGCTTGTCTCGCAATATATTTGCTGGCCAGTATCACTCTGCTTTTAAGGGTAGGGGAATGGCTTTCTCTGAAGTTAGAGAATATCAATTCGGAGACGATACAAGAGATATTGATTGGAATGTAACTGCTCGCTACTCAAAACCTTATATAAAGGTTTTTGAAGAAGAAAGAGAGCTAACAGTTATGCTTCTTGTTGATGTTTCTGGTAGTAAAGATTTCGGGACTCACGGCAATCTTAAAAAAGATATGATAACCGAAATCGCAGCAACGCTTGCTTTTTCTGCTATTCAGAATAACGATAAGATAGGTGTTATATTCTTCTCTGATAAAGTGGAAAAATTTATCTCTCCACAGAAAGGTAAAAAACATATACTTTACATAATAAGGGAGTTGTTAGATTTTGAACCCTCTAACGTTAAAACTGATATATCTAAGGTGTTGCAATATCTTACTAACGTAATAAAGAAGAGATGTACGACTTTTGTATTGTCTGATTTTATTGACAACAATAATTATCAGCACGCACTAACTATAGCAAACCGCAAACACGATATGGTAGCTATTCAGGTGTACGACGAAAGAGAAGTAAATATACCTAATGTGGGGTTGATGAAGATAAAAGATGCCGAATCGAACAAAGAACAATGGATAGATACATCTTCTTCAAAGGTGAGAAAAGCTTACCAACAATGGTGGGCTGAGCGACAAGATAATATGCTAAACGCATTTAAGAAAAGTCGGGTAGACTCAGTTTCGGTGCGTACTGACGAAGATTATGTGAAAGCATTACTTAATTTGTTTAATAAACGAGCTTAA